The stretch of DNA GGAGCCAGGAAGGTCAAGCCGATGATGGCGCCGGTGCCGCCGATGAATGAGCCGATGGACGCCAGCCCGAGCGCGGTGCCGGCCTTGCCCTGTTTGGCCATCTGGTAGCCGTCGAACACGGTCACCACGGACGACGCTTCGCCCGGCAGGCGCAGCAGCACGGAGGTGATGGTGCCGCCGTATTGTGCGCCATAGAAGATGCCCGCGAGCATGATGATGGCGGTGACGGGTTCTACGTTGTACGTGAGCGGCAGAAGGATGGCGATGGTTGCCGCGGGCCCCAGACCGGGCAGGACACCGATCAACATGCCGATAACGACGCCGATCAGGCAGTAGAGGAGGTTGGTCGGCTCCAGGACAACGGCGAAGCCGTTGATGACGGGATTTAGGAAATCCACGGGGTTCTCCTAGAAGAGGTGGGGAATGGAGGTGTTGAGCGCCAGGACGAAGATTCCGTAGAACGCCGCCACGACGATTGCGCTGACCAGCAGGGTGGAGCGCCAGGTTTCGCCGCCGAGGAAGCGCATCCAGATGATGGACAGGACGAGTGCCGGCAGTTCAAAACCGATGACCGGCATCAGCGCAACCATGGCGGCCAGGGTGACGAGACCCGTGAGGGGCGCCAGGGACATCCGGGTGAACTTTTCCGCGTCCCGGTTGTGCCGCCCGATGATGAGCTGGAAGAGGCCGAGGACCACCATGACGCAACTGATCATGAACGGCCACAACCCGGGCTGCGGCGCCGCCGGGGTGCCCAGGCCCATCGCGATGGACAGGACTACTGCGCCGATGCCGACGCCGATAACCACAAGGGAGGACGCCGCGCTGGCCAGCGCTCCGGCGGCGGGCGGCTTCTCGTCCTCCCACTGCGCGGCAAGCTGTTCCGGAGTGAGGTCCGCGAGAACATCGTCGGTATCAACAAGAGGGGCGTCCCCGCCGGAGGGGGCAGCCGAACGGCGTCCTCCTCCGGCGGGCACTGCTGGTGTGGCTGGCACTGGGATCACTTCGTCCCGCTGAGGCTGATGCTGTACTTCTCCACCAGGGCCTTGTACTTGGCGGCGTAGTCCTTCCACTGCGTGACGACTTCCTCGCCGGAGATTTCCTTCGGGGTCAGCATGTTTTTCTTGTTGAACTCTTTGTAGGTGTCGGTCTTAAGGGTCTCCTGGATGGACGCGAGCAGCTTGTCCTTCACTTCCTTCGGGGTACCCTTCGGGGCGGCGACGGCGCGGTACTGGGCCACGGGCACGTCGTAGCCGGATTCCTTGGCCGTCGGCACGTCCGGGAGGAAGGAGTTCCGCTCTTCTGAGAAGACCAGCAGCGGTGTCACCTTGCCGGCCTGGATCTGCGGCATTGCTTCGCCGAGCTGGACGGTGGTCAGTTCGACCTGGTTACCCAGGACCGCGGTGAGGGCGGGCTTGCCGCTGTCGAAGGGGACGTCGGTTCCCTTCACGTCAGCCTGCTTGAAGAGCACAGTCTGGGCCAGCTGGCTGCCGGTCCCCACGCCTGTGGTGCCGAACGTGATGTTGCGTCCCGCGCCGGTCACGTCCTTGATGGTTTTAAACCCTGATGCCTGGCTGGCCACCATCACGTAGTCGTCCTGGGACAACCCGGTAATGACGTCGAAGTCATCGATGTTGACGGCCTCCTCCGACGTGACGGCGAGGGGTGTGATGGTGATCAGGGACGCGTTGAGCAGAACCAGGTTCTGTCCGTCGGCAGGCTTTCCGGCGACCTCCTTGCTGGCAAGGGCCCCGTTGGCGCCGGGCTTGTTCACCACAGGCATCGGCGCACCGAGCGACTTTGCTGCGCCTTCCGAAATGGCGCGGGCAATCAGGTCGGTGCTGCCGCCCGCCGCCTGGCCCACCGTGAGGTTCACAGGTCCGTTCGGATACTTCGACGTCGAAGCGGCGCTGCCGCCGGCGACGTTGCCGCAGGCGGTCAAGGCCAGCAGCGTTACCGCCGATGCCGCTCCGAGTACGGCACGGCGCGAAGGGAAGTGCATCATTGAAACTCCTCATTGATCGTCAGGGACGAAGCCCCGGAAGCATGTGAACCGCGTCACTGCCGGTTCGCTGTGTCGAGTTTAGGGAGCGGCTATGATGCATGTCTAAGCCCAAATATGCATCGAGTGATACCTGGAAGGCATAATGTTTACCTTTGACCAGCTGGCGGGATTCATTGCCGTGGCGGAAGAACTGCACTTCGGCCGGGCGGCGGAACGCCTCAACATGACCCAGCCACCGCTGAGCCGGCAGATCCAGAAGCTGGAGAAGTCCGTGGGGACCGAACTGTTTGAACGGGACAACCGGAAGGTGCAGCTGACCGCCGCAGGTTCCGCCTTCCTCGAAGAAGCCAGGCGGCTGCTGGCTCTCGCCGAGCGGGCCCCCCTCACCGCCCGGCGCATCGCATCGGGCCGCTCCGGCCTGCTGCGGATCGGTTTCACCGCAGCGAGCGGGTTCAGCATTCTGGGGCCGCTGCTGGAGGAGATCTCCGCGATCCTCCCCGACGTCGACGTCGATTTGCAGGAGATGGTGACCGGGGAACAGATCCAGGCCCTGGAGACGGGGGAACTGGACCTGGGCCTGGCGCGGCCCCCGTTCGACAGGGATCTCTTCGACTCGAGGCTCCTGTTCCGCGAATCCATGATGGTCGCCGTACCGGCGGGCCACCCGCTTGCCCGCCGCGGCGGGACCGTCGCGGACGAGGACCTCAAGGACGAGCCCCTCATCATGCATTCTCCGCTGCAGGCGCGGTACTTCTACGACCTGGTGGTCCGCATGCTGCCGGTGCAGCACGAGAACGTGGTCCACACCGTGAGCCAGATCCTGACCATGGTTTCCCTGGTAGCAGCCAAACGCGGCGTCGCCTTCGTGCCCCGGTCCGCCACGGCACTGGGCATCCAGGGTGTCGAGTTCCTTCCCCTGGCCACCGGGCATGGGGAGCCCGTTGAGCTCCACGCGATCTGGAGCCGGAAGGTGAGCAATCCGGCGCTTTCGCGGCTGCTGGCCGGTATCGACTTCCATCTGGACTGACAGCAATGCAATGCACGCAAGGTATCAATTCATTCAATAATGCACTTGGACAGGCATGAGGTGGCAAACCTACGCTGAGAAGGAACCACCACCCCCGCCCATCTCGGCGCTTATCCGGAGGACCACATCGTGGCAAAGTACACACCCCAGGAACTGGCGAACGTCCTCAAGGACGGCCTGCTCTCTTTCCCCGTCACCTCGTTCGACGCCGAGCTGCAGTTCGATGAGGAGAACTACCGCAAGCACCTGGCCTGGCAGGCAAGCTTCCCGGTGGCCGGCCTCTTCGCAGCAGGCGGAACCGGTGAAGGCTTTTCCCTGACCCCGGCCGAGTCCGAGCGCGTCGTCCGTGCAGCCGTCGAGGAAGTCGGCGGCACCGTCCCGGTCCTCGCCTCCGCCGGCGGTTCCACTGCCCAGGCTGTCGAGAATGCCCGCGCGGCCGAGGCTGCCGGCGCCGAAGGCATCCTGCTGCTCCCGCCCTACCTCACCGAAGCGGACCAGGGCGGACTGATCGACCACGTCAGCGCCGTCTGCCAGTCGACGTCCCTCGGCGTCATCATCTACAACCGCGCGAACGCCATCTACAAGGACACCACGGTAGCCACCCTGGCCGACCGCCACGAGAACCTGATCGGATTCAAGGACGGCGTGGGGGACCTCGAACACGATGCGCGGGTCTACGCCAAGCTCGGCGACCGCCTGTTCTACCTCGGCGGCCTCCCCACGGCGGAGACCTTCGCGCTGCCGCTGCTGCAGCTGGGCATGAGCACGTACTCCAGCGCCATGTACAACTTTGTCCCGCAGTTCGCCCTGGACTTCTACCAGGACGTCCGCAACCTGGACCGGGTTGCCGTCAACAAGAAGCTCAACGACTTCGTCATTCCCTACCTGGACATCCGCGACCGGGCCAAGGGCTACGCCGTTTCCATCGTCAAGGGCGGACTGGATGCGATCGGCCGCTCCGCCGGCGGCGTCCGCCCCCCGCTGCAGAACCTGGCGCCCCAGGACCTCGCGGACCTCAAGTCCCTCATCGCCACCGTTTCCTAGGAGGACGCACCGTGACACTCACCGGACACTCGCTCATCGCGGGCCAGACCGTCGCCGGAGACGGCAAGACGGCGTACGGCTTCAACCCCGCCACGAACGAAGAGCTCGAACCGGGCTACACCCTGCTCACGGAAGAGCAGCTGAAGGCCGCAACCGCTGCCGCAGCCGCAGCCTACCCCTCCTTCAGCACACTGGACCCGGAAACCCACGCCCGGTTCCTGGAGGCCATCGCCGAGAACATCGAGGCTATCGGCGACGAACTGATCACCCGGGCGGGCCACGAGACCGGCCTGCCTGCCGCGCGGCTGCAAGGCGAACGGGCCCGCACCACGGGACAGCTGAGGCTCTTCGCCGCCGTCGTCCGCCAGGGTGACTTCCGTGGGGTCCGGATCGACCCGGCCCTCCCGGACCGCGCTCCCCTCCCCCGCGCCGATATCCGTCAGCGGCAGATTCCGCTCGGCCCCGTCGCGGTCTTCGGCGCCAGCAACTTCCCGCTGGCCTTCTCGACGGCGGGCGGCGACACCGCTTCCGCCCTCGCCGCCGGCTGCCCCGTGGTCTTCAAGGCCCACAATGCGCACCCCGGCACCGGCGAGCTCGTCGGCCAGGCCATCGCCAAGGCGGTCCGCGACAACGGACTGCACCCCGGCGTGTTCTCCCTGATCTACGGTCCCGGCAGCAGCATCGGCCAGGCGCTCGTCGCCGATCCGGCCATCAAAGCCGTCGGATTCACCGGCTCGCAGTCCGCCGGCATCGCTTTGATGCGCACCGCCGCCGCCCGCCCGGAGCCCATTCCGGTCTACGCCGAGATGTCCTCGCTCAACCCGGTGTTCGTCTTCCCGGGCGCCCTGGCCGGCAATGCCGGAGAAATTGACGCGCTCGCCGGCCAGTACGTCGCCGCCGTCACCGGCAGCTCCGGGCAGCTCTGCACCTCCCCCGGCCTGTTGTTTGCCCCCGCCGGTGCGGCCGGCGACGCCTTTGCTGCCGCCGTCGGCCGCGCCGTATCCGCCTGCGCCGGGCAGACCATGCTGACCGAAGGCGTCGCCGGGTCCTGGAACGCCGGCGCCGAGGCGCTCGGCTCCGCCACGAACGTCAATATTGTCGGCAAGGGCGCGGCAGGGGCAACCCAGAACGCCCCCGGCCCCGCCATCTTCGGCACCGACGTCGCGGAGTTCGTGTCCAACCATGTCCTGCACGAGGAGATTTTCGGCGCCGCCAGCCTCGTGATCCGCTATTCCACCACCGAGGAACTGCTCGGCGCCGCCAGCCGGCTTGAAGGCCAGCTCACGGCCTCCCTGCAGCTCACCGAAGCGGACTACCCGGAGGCGGCACCGCTCATCCCGGTCCTGGAGCAGAAGGTGGGCCGCATCATCGTCAACGGCTGGCCCACCGGCGTCGAGGTGGGACATGCCATGGTCCACGGTGGCCCCTTCCCGGCAACGTCGGACACCCGGATCACGTCCGTGGGGACGCTGGCCATCAACCGGTTCCTTAGGCCGGTGGCCTACCAGAACCTGCCGCAGGAACTGCTCCCGGTTCCGTTGCAGGACGCCAACCCGTGGCAGCTGAACCGCCGGATCGACGGCGTCGTGCATGCCGCCGCCACAGGAGCAGCAGCAGAAGTGGCAGCAGCAGAGAAAGCAGAGGTCAACGCGTGAGCACGCAGCCCACCATCGCCCACGT from Arthrobacter sp. B3I9 encodes:
- a CDS encoding tripartite tricarboxylate transporter TctB family protein, which codes for MPATPAVPAGGGRRSAAPSGGDAPLVDTDDVLADLTPEQLAAQWEDEKPPAAGALASAASSLVVIGVGIGAVVLSIAMGLGTPAAPQPGLWPFMISCVMVVLGLFQLIIGRHNRDAEKFTRMSLAPLTGLVTLAAMVALMPVIGFELPALVLSIIWMRFLGGETWRSTLLVSAIVVAAFYGIFVLALNTSIPHLF
- a CDS encoding tripartite tricarboxylate transporter substrate binding protein, yielding MMHFPSRRAVLGAASAVTLLALTACGNVAGGSAASTSKYPNGPVNLTVGQAAGGSTDLIARAISEGAAKSLGAPMPVVNKPGANGALASKEVAGKPADGQNLVLLNASLITITPLAVTSEEAVNIDDFDVITGLSQDDYVMVASQASGFKTIKDVTGAGRNITFGTTGVGTGSQLAQTVLFKQADVKGTDVPFDSGKPALTAVLGNQVELTTVQLGEAMPQIQAGKVTPLLVFSEERNSFLPDVPTAKESGYDVPVAQYRAVAAPKGTPKEVKDKLLASIQETLKTDTYKEFNKKNMLTPKEISGEEVVTQWKDYAAKYKALVEKYSISLSGTK
- a CDS encoding LysR family transcriptional regulator encodes the protein MFTFDQLAGFIAVAEELHFGRAAERLNMTQPPLSRQIQKLEKSVGTELFERDNRKVQLTAAGSAFLEEARRLLALAERAPLTARRIASGRSGLLRIGFTAASGFSILGPLLEEISAILPDVDVDLQEMVTGEQIQALETGELDLGLARPPFDRDLFDSRLLFRESMMVAVPAGHPLARRGGTVADEDLKDEPLIMHSPLQARYFYDLVVRMLPVQHENVVHTVSQILTMVSLVAAKRGVAFVPRSATALGIQGVEFLPLATGHGEPVELHAIWSRKVSNPALSRLLAGIDFHLD
- the kdgD gene encoding 5-dehydro-4-deoxyglucarate dehydratase, which codes for MAKYTPQELANVLKDGLLSFPVTSFDAELQFDEENYRKHLAWQASFPVAGLFAAGGTGEGFSLTPAESERVVRAAVEEVGGTVPVLASAGGSTAQAVENARAAEAAGAEGILLLPPYLTEADQGGLIDHVSAVCQSTSLGVIIYNRANAIYKDTTVATLADRHENLIGFKDGVGDLEHDARVYAKLGDRLFYLGGLPTAETFALPLLQLGMSTYSSAMYNFVPQFALDFYQDVRNLDRVAVNKKLNDFVIPYLDIRDRAKGYAVSIVKGGLDAIGRSAGGVRPPLQNLAPQDLADLKSLIATVS
- a CDS encoding aldehyde dehydrogenase (NADP(+)), whose translation is MTLTGHSLIAGQTVAGDGKTAYGFNPATNEELEPGYTLLTEEQLKAATAAAAAAYPSFSTLDPETHARFLEAIAENIEAIGDELITRAGHETGLPAARLQGERARTTGQLRLFAAVVRQGDFRGVRIDPALPDRAPLPRADIRQRQIPLGPVAVFGASNFPLAFSTAGGDTASALAAGCPVVFKAHNAHPGTGELVGQAIAKAVRDNGLHPGVFSLIYGPGSSIGQALVADPAIKAVGFTGSQSAGIALMRTAAARPEPIPVYAEMSSLNPVFVFPGALAGNAGEIDALAGQYVAAVTGSSGQLCTSPGLLFAPAGAAGDAFAAAVGRAVSACAGQTMLTEGVAGSWNAGAEALGSATNVNIVGKGAAGATQNAPGPAIFGTDVAEFVSNHVLHEEIFGAASLVIRYSTTEELLGAASRLEGQLTASLQLTEADYPEAAPLIPVLEQKVGRIIVNGWPTGVEVGHAMVHGGPFPATSDTRITSVGTLAINRFLRPVAYQNLPQELLPVPLQDANPWQLNRRIDGVVHAAATGAAAEVAAAEKAEVNA